The following proteins are encoded in a genomic region of Zea mays cultivar B73 chromosome 9, Zm-B73-REFERENCE-NAM-5.0, whole genome shotgun sequence:
- the LOC103638390 gene encoding polygalacturonase At1g48100 isoform X3, giving the protein MMGQSIQNVCLANNATFLSALLLLAVTTSGGPSLQCCLARSETHRRPPPTPPDGPHHPPAAPVMTPPPSPSATFSVVDYGAVGDGVTDDTKAFADAWSAACAAEASTVLVPASYVFLVGPIAFTGGDSCEPNVVFQVDGTILANTGSTAWRSGYATQWLEFKSVRGLTIQGCGVIDGQGSHWWSRNPLVDQGQTTTELDPDRVGTIDRPTGDNVTVTGITIRSSPKFHLTLDTCRAVEVHGVTIASPGDSPNTDGIHLASSVGVSIHHTTIACGDDCVSIQAGCSDVSIRNVYCGPGHGISVGGLGKGGATATVSDVTVQDVTFNHTMTGVRIKTWQIHTYIQGGSGSVKNVRFSGVRVSAVKTPIVIDQYYCDHTACTNQTSAVAVVGAAYQGVAGTYTQRPVYLACSDAAPCSGIHLADIQLQPVKDSGYRVQGPFCWKAHGDEMRPVEPPVDCLITAGAP; this is encoded by the exons ATGATGGGGCAGAGCATCCAAAacgtctgcttagctaataacgcCACCTTCCTCAGCGCCCTGCTTCTACTCGCCGTTACCACTTCCGGCGGCCCGTCCTTGCAATGTTGCCTCGCGAGAAGTGAAACCCACCGGCGTCCACCACCGACGCCACCGGACGGCCCACACCATCCTCCGGCAGCTCCGGTCATGAcgccgccgccgtccccgtcAGCGACCTTCAGCGTGGTGGACTACGGTGCCGTGGGGGACGGCGTCACGGACGACACCAAG GCCTTCGCCGACGCCTGGTCGGCGGCGTGCGCAGCCGAGGCGTCGACGGTTCTGGTGCCAGCGAGCTACGTGTTTCTAGTCGGACCCATCGCATTCACCGGCGGTGATTCTTGCGAGCCCAACGTCGTCTTTCAG GTAGACGGCACGATCCTGGCGAACACAGGCTCCACGGCATGGCGCTCCGGCTACGCGACGCAGTGGCTTGAGTTCAAGAGCGTCAGGGGCCTCACCATCCAAGGCTGCGGCGTCATCGACGGGCAAGGAAGCCACTGGTGGAGCCGCAATCCTCTCGTCGACCAAGGCCAGACGACGACG GAGCTGGACCCTGATCGTGTGGGAACAATCGACCGACCTACA GGCGACAACGTGACCGTGACGGGTATAACCATCAGGAGCAGCCCAAAGTTCCACCTCACTCTGGACACCTGCCGCGCGGTGGAGGTGCACGGCGTCACCATCGCGTCGCCCGGCGACAGCCCCAACACCGACGGCATCCACctcgcctcctccgtcggcgtCTCCATCCACCACACCACCATCGCCTGCG GTGACGACTGCGTGTCGATACAGGCCGGCTGCTCCGACGTGTCCATCCGCAATGTGTACTGCGGGCCGGGTCACGGGATCAGCGTCGGCGGGCTCGGCAAGGGCGGCGCCACGGCCACCGTCTCCGACGTCACCGTACAGGACGTCACGTTCAACCACACGATGACCGGCGTCAGAATAAAGACCTGGCAG ATACATACGTACATACAGGGCGGGTCTGGGTCGGTGAAGAACGTGCGCTTCTCCGGCGTGCGGGTGTCGGCGGTGAAGACGCCCATCGTCATCGACCAGTACTACTGCGACCACACGGCCTGCACCAACCAGACGTCGGCGGTGGCCGTGGTGGGCGCGGCATACCAGGGCGTCGCCGGAACGTACACCCAGCGCCCGGTGTACCTGGCGTGCAGCGACGCCGCGCCCTGCTCGGGGATCCACCTGGCCGACATCCAGCTCCAGCCCGTCAAGGACAGCGGCTACCGCGTCCAGGGCCCCTTTTGCTGGAAGGCGCACGGCGACGAGATGCGCCCCGTCGAGCCACCCGTGGACTGCCTAATAACCGCCGGAGCTCCATGA
- the LOC103638390 gene encoding polygalacturonase At1g48100 isoform X2: protein MMGQSIQNVCLANNATFLSALLLLAVTTSGGPSLQCCLARSETHRRPPPTPPDGPHHPPAAPVMTPPPSPSATFSVVDYGAVGDGVTDDTKAFADAWSAACAAEASTVLVPASYVFLVGPIAFTGGDSCEPNVVFQVDGTILANTGSTAWRSGYATQWLEFKSVRGLTIQGCGVIDGQGSHWWSRNPLVDQGQTTTELDPDRVGTIDRPTALRVYQGDNVTVTGITIRSSPKFHLTLDTCRAVEVHGVTIASPGDSPNTDGIHLASSVGVSIHHTTIACGDDCVSIQAGCSDVSIRNVYCGPGHGISVGGLGKGGATATVSDVTVQDVTFNHTMTGVRIKTWQGGSGSVKNVRFSGVRVSAVKTPIVIDQYYCDHTACTNQTSAVAVVGAAYQGVAGTYTQRPVYLACSDAAPCSGIHLADIQLQPVKDSGYRVQGPFCWKAHGDEMRPVEPPVDCLITAGAP from the exons ATGATGGGGCAGAGCATCCAAAacgtctgcttagctaataacgcCACCTTCCTCAGCGCCCTGCTTCTACTCGCCGTTACCACTTCCGGCGGCCCGTCCTTGCAATGTTGCCTCGCGAGAAGTGAAACCCACCGGCGTCCACCACCGACGCCACCGGACGGCCCACACCATCCTCCGGCAGCTCCGGTCATGAcgccgccgccgtccccgtcAGCGACCTTCAGCGTGGTGGACTACGGTGCCGTGGGGGACGGCGTCACGGACGACACCAAG GCCTTCGCCGACGCCTGGTCGGCGGCGTGCGCAGCCGAGGCGTCGACGGTTCTGGTGCCAGCGAGCTACGTGTTTCTAGTCGGACCCATCGCATTCACCGGCGGTGATTCTTGCGAGCCCAACGTCGTCTTTCAG GTAGACGGCACGATCCTGGCGAACACAGGCTCCACGGCATGGCGCTCCGGCTACGCGACGCAGTGGCTTGAGTTCAAGAGCGTCAGGGGCCTCACCATCCAAGGCTGCGGCGTCATCGACGGGCAAGGAAGCCACTGGTGGAGCCGCAATCCTCTCGTCGACCAAGGCCAGACGACGACG GAGCTGGACCCTGATCGTGTGGGAACAATCGACCGACCTACA GCGTTGAGGGTGTACCAGGGCGACAACGTGACCGTGACGGGTATAACCATCAGGAGCAGCCCAAAGTTCCACCTCACTCTGGACACCTGCCGCGCGGTGGAGGTGCACGGCGTCACCATCGCGTCGCCCGGCGACAGCCCCAACACCGACGGCATCCACctcgcctcctccgtcggcgtCTCCATCCACCACACCACCATCGCCTGCG GTGACGACTGCGTGTCGATACAGGCCGGCTGCTCCGACGTGTCCATCCGCAATGTGTACTGCGGGCCGGGTCACGGGATCAGCGTCGGCGGGCTCGGCAAGGGCGGCGCCACGGCCACCGTCTCCGACGTCACCGTACAGGACGTCACGTTCAACCACACGATGACCGGCGTCAGAATAAAGACCTGGCAG GGCGGGTCTGGGTCGGTGAAGAACGTGCGCTTCTCCGGCGTGCGGGTGTCGGCGGTGAAGACGCCCATCGTCATCGACCAGTACTACTGCGACCACACGGCCTGCACCAACCAGACGTCGGCGGTGGCCGTGGTGGGCGCGGCATACCAGGGCGTCGCCGGAACGTACACCCAGCGCCCGGTGTACCTGGCGTGCAGCGACGCCGCGCCCTGCTCGGGGATCCACCTGGCCGACATCCAGCTCCAGCCCGTCAAGGACAGCGGCTACCGCGTCCAGGGCCCCTTTTGCTGGAAGGCGCACGGCGACGAGATGCGCCCCGTCGAGCCACCCGTGGACTGCCTAATAACCGCCGGAGCTCCATGA
- the LOC103638390 gene encoding polygalacturonase At1g48100 isoform X1 produces MMGQSIQNVCLANNATFLSALLLLAVTTSGGPSLQCCLARSETHRRPPPTPPDGPHHPPAAPVMTPPPSPSATFSVVDYGAVGDGVTDDTKAFADAWSAACAAEASTVLVPASYVFLVGPIAFTGGDSCEPNVVFQVDGTILANTGSTAWRSGYATQWLEFKSVRGLTIQGCGVIDGQGSHWWSRNPLVDQGQTTTELDPDRVGTIDRPTALRVYQGDNVTVTGITIRSSPKFHLTLDTCRAVEVHGVTIASPGDSPNTDGIHLASSVGVSIHHTTIACGDDCVSIQAGCSDVSIRNVYCGPGHGISVGGLGKGGATATVSDVTVQDVTFNHTMTGVRIKTWQIHTYIQGGSGSVKNVRFSGVRVSAVKTPIVIDQYYCDHTACTNQTSAVAVVGAAYQGVAGTYTQRPVYLACSDAAPCSGIHLADIQLQPVKDSGYRVQGPFCWKAHGDEMRPVEPPVDCLITAGAP; encoded by the exons ATGATGGGGCAGAGCATCCAAAacgtctgcttagctaataacgcCACCTTCCTCAGCGCCCTGCTTCTACTCGCCGTTACCACTTCCGGCGGCCCGTCCTTGCAATGTTGCCTCGCGAGAAGTGAAACCCACCGGCGTCCACCACCGACGCCACCGGACGGCCCACACCATCCTCCGGCAGCTCCGGTCATGAcgccgccgccgtccccgtcAGCGACCTTCAGCGTGGTGGACTACGGTGCCGTGGGGGACGGCGTCACGGACGACACCAAG GCCTTCGCCGACGCCTGGTCGGCGGCGTGCGCAGCCGAGGCGTCGACGGTTCTGGTGCCAGCGAGCTACGTGTTTCTAGTCGGACCCATCGCATTCACCGGCGGTGATTCTTGCGAGCCCAACGTCGTCTTTCAG GTAGACGGCACGATCCTGGCGAACACAGGCTCCACGGCATGGCGCTCCGGCTACGCGACGCAGTGGCTTGAGTTCAAGAGCGTCAGGGGCCTCACCATCCAAGGCTGCGGCGTCATCGACGGGCAAGGAAGCCACTGGTGGAGCCGCAATCCTCTCGTCGACCAAGGCCAGACGACGACG GAGCTGGACCCTGATCGTGTGGGAACAATCGACCGACCTACA GCGTTGAGGGTGTACCAGGGCGACAACGTGACCGTGACGGGTATAACCATCAGGAGCAGCCCAAAGTTCCACCTCACTCTGGACACCTGCCGCGCGGTGGAGGTGCACGGCGTCACCATCGCGTCGCCCGGCGACAGCCCCAACACCGACGGCATCCACctcgcctcctccgtcggcgtCTCCATCCACCACACCACCATCGCCTGCG GTGACGACTGCGTGTCGATACAGGCCGGCTGCTCCGACGTGTCCATCCGCAATGTGTACTGCGGGCCGGGTCACGGGATCAGCGTCGGCGGGCTCGGCAAGGGCGGCGCCACGGCCACCGTCTCCGACGTCACCGTACAGGACGTCACGTTCAACCACACGATGACCGGCGTCAGAATAAAGACCTGGCAG ATACATACGTACATACAGGGCGGGTCTGGGTCGGTGAAGAACGTGCGCTTCTCCGGCGTGCGGGTGTCGGCGGTGAAGACGCCCATCGTCATCGACCAGTACTACTGCGACCACACGGCCTGCACCAACCAGACGTCGGCGGTGGCCGTGGTGGGCGCGGCATACCAGGGCGTCGCCGGAACGTACACCCAGCGCCCGGTGTACCTGGCGTGCAGCGACGCCGCGCCCTGCTCGGGGATCCACCTGGCCGACATCCAGCTCCAGCCCGTCAAGGACAGCGGCTACCGCGTCCAGGGCCCCTTTTGCTGGAAGGCGCACGGCGACGAGATGCGCCCCGTCGAGCCACCCGTGGACTGCCTAATAACCGCCGGAGCTCCATGA